In the Thunnus albacares chromosome 10, fThuAlb1.1, whole genome shotgun sequence genome, aaaatatTACAAGAGTACGGAACGTATTACCGACaatattcaattatcaaaagtAATAGTACTCATTATACAGAATGGACTATTCAACAAGTTGTCACATATAAATAAGCAATGCAACGTTGTAGCTGGTCGAGGTGGACCTAactttaactactttatatactacTGTTGGGAAGTTTAATCCATAATgcttcatattttgtttttattttaaataaaatcttcatCTGCAAAGCTGTCAGATCAATGTTGTGCTGTCAAAAGTACAATAATTCCCTCATAAATTATGTGGAGTAGAAATATGAAGTAGCTGGAAATGAAAGTAATTATGAGTACAAATACCCCCAAATTGTTCCTTGGTACAGGCTTGAGTAATTACACTATACCCCACATCTTCTCCTCAGTAATGTCTGTGTAGTAGAATATGTTGACTTTACAGTAAACGCCATGAAGGATTAATATGAAGAGTTGAAATAACATCTATTTATATTCAACTTCTCTAACTTCTTATTCTATGGGAACAGAAACCTACTTAAATACTAACTCACTTTATGATCCTATTTGTGATTCTAcactaataaaaataaagaggaaCCTtacagagactttttttttttacacacttcCTTTATTTTTCACTTCTGTTCAACAGCTGGAACTGTTAGTTTGCAGTATTCAGTCTGAGGTTAAATGTTAAGGGATTGTTTTACAGCAAGTCTTGTGATTTCTGTGATTCTCTCTTCATTTGACTGTGTGGTGACCTCATTTAATCATAAGTAAGTATTTGCTAGCAATCAGTTGGGTACGGATTTAACCCATGTAAAAGATTTTAATTTACCTATATTGTGTGCCAGTTATTTATTGCATTTTggtattaaaatgaaataagtgaaaacatcaTGTACCCTAAGACACACTAATTCCCTCCCAAAAAAAGCCAGAAAGACAGACGTCTTCAATCCTGAGGAAGtgacaaaacacacatcagtACAAACGCAATTCTCcccaaaacaaaatgataacaTTCATGAGtactgaaagacaaaaacaaatgcataaataataaagaagtgaacaaaaaaagggggaaatatagacaaaaatgtatgaaatatagGAACTCATAACCCTAAAAAGTAAGGTAGTAAAAGAGCCTTCCAAAACTTTCCAACATGTTGCTGTGTTggcacaagtgtgtgtgcaaTATAATTACAGTCTTCTGTCATCCTCAttacaaaattatgttttttaattgatGAGTCAGTGTGCATCATTACTTTATCAGGATTTATTACATCATTTTGTTTATGGAAAGACAACACCCTGACTGACCCTAGATCTATTTCATATATAAGTTTCTGTTTACTGGAAttaatttcactgttttattaCATCCCCACCCACTGATATAGCTGTATTGCTAGATCAAGAGTGCAGTGGTGTGTTCAGTACTTTGCATAATAAACCAAAGTCTAATTGGATAAGATTTTGGGAATAGTTGCCTGGTACGGCTGTGATATATCTACACTGATTGTTATCATAAGTAAATGATAATATTACTGTGGACTAACCTTTGGTTGTCtcataaaaagtcaaatattctCTTCAACTAACTGAATTATTTCTCTATTAATCCTGAGCCTTCTGTTCACCGCTctactttttttctgacatgtGACACATTAAAAGACCAAGTCAACAAATTGGCATCATGATCCCGCTTTCATGCACAAAAAAGACTCAAATTAACTCATAGTTTTATTCTCCTTCAGTAATGTACTTTGATTAGACTGCTCAAGTTTTAAATGTTACAGATTATAAAGAACTACATGGGCTTCTGAGTagttatttgatatttttaaaataaatgtcaaatgagCTTTCAAGGACCACATTAAGCAGACCAAGCTCTACCATACCCACAGGAGAGCAACTCAAGATGTCACAAGTCCTGGTCCAAACTGTAGCAAGTcatatcctcttttttttgcttctgttgctAATTCAATCTAATGAGCCTAAACCATTTTTAACCAACACAGCTCTAGGGATATCAAACCTtggcccagactgaaatatcttaacgaccattggatggattgccatgacattttggTACCGACACATTCTTTCCCCTCAGGAAAAATTGTAATAACTTCAGTGATCCCCTTACTTTTCACCAGTTTTCATCAGTTCAAAACTTAAATTtctccaatactttggtttttgggcaaatatctgcaaaaccaCATTCCCATCCGCCTCAGCTGTACTCTGTGTAAAGTGCTAATTGTAAAATTATCATGCTGACACACTAAACTAAACCAAGATGGTAAACATACCATCAGCATGTTCACAATGTCATCGTTAGCAAGCTGACGTTTAACTATCATGGTAGACTCTTCGTCCCTTTTGAAAAGTCAGCTGAGTGTCTTTCAAtgaataaaaatactttttagttagattttctatttgttttataaCAGAAAGAATCAATTTTATGGCATCAAAAGTTATTCTTTTCAAAATCCAAAGACCCccagtagggtccaaaagtctgagaccactttcaaatgaatgggaaagtgatctcagacttttggaccctacttTATAGAACAACCACTTTGCTTGTAGCTTACTTTTAATGATTTCCTAGTGTATTTTTACGTGTAAGACTTCATTTGAAATTGtggaaaattaataaaatatactaacaaatgttttctgtctgaagtGGATTgctgtgcttttgttttgagGCAAAAGTGATCATTTGTGAATGAAGCCAGTGAGCACCAGAGAAGATCATCCTTTGTGTGGAACCCTTTAATTAGGACAGCAGGCCAAAAAGGGAGGAGGGCTTTATTGGGAAGAGCTCATTAGGGAGGTGCATGGATCTGTGCTTTCTGAAAAAAGGCATCGGTCCACTGATTGGTTCTGATGAGACACGTTTTAGAAAGGCCTCTGCTCATGCAAAGAGACTACTGTTATTGCCATGACAACAGAAGCGCCCATTCAAACAAAAGAGCAATTCAGATGCTTCTGGGGTTCTGGTATGGACACTGGTGACCCACTATGGCATGGGGCTATGCAGTCCTGGTGACAGAGCCGGCCAGCCAATGACAGAGTGAGGAGTTTTTCTCTCACTACTACACAGCCATAATGTAGCCATGTGTGAGAGCAAACAGTtggacattttgaattttgcaAAGCTGATCTATTTcactttttacagttttactgCTGTTGGGTTTCTATGAGGAACAAACACAGGGAGAAGGTTTTGTCACGTTGTACTGGATGTGCGTTTCTTGCATGTgttaatcatttatatttacaaccGTGAGACGATAATCACTAGGAGGACCAAGAGTCAAAGGTCTCATCTAGACATCAGTCAGTGAGAAGCCCTTTGTCAACGTCGTCAGGTAAGTCTGACTGCTGCATTTTTAATTCTATTTACCTTTTTAAAGTGTTAGTGTGGTGTTTGATTGTGTAGTGACAATCTCAAAAAGAACAAATGCAGTTCTCCTTAAAATATGTGTGCTTAAATCTGCTAATAAAAACTAGAAATAGGAAATACATGTGCCGCTCTCTTTGATCCGACGTAGTAAAATATCTGCATAAGATAAAACCAACCAAAAGCCAGATTCTAACTTTATGTCTTTAAGTAGAAACAATGGACTAGTGACAAAACCCTCATTCATATAGATTCAGGGTTCCTTAAATCCTTAAAGGGGAACTGAATCATGAATGTAAAATCAGACTGAGATGCATACTGTGAAGTGTGTGActtgattttggactgttgaagACTGAACTTGAAGATTAACTTCAGTTGTTTTTACCTCTTAAATAgatttgtgtgaaataaaaggGTTCTGCTTTGTTGCTGTAGTGAAAATAAGGCAAAATTTCAAAGACGTCCTCAGACTCAGAATTACTCATGTTATACTACATGTTGCTCCTGAGCAATTGCTGGTTTCATTGTGCTCACATTGGAAAACACGACAGATTATCCAATTTAACATCATTTTACACAGTGTAGGTCTACGTCTGCTTCTCTTACAGCAAACCTCTAGCTTTATGagtatcaaagttgaaatcaACACTAAACCATGCAGGGCAGAAAACTGACACTGCTCTTCTCTCTGTACTGAGACTGCCAAGCATGTTATGGCACCTCTGGCGCCACTCCAcccagtgatgtcacagcaggtgttttcaCATGAGGCAGAACACCTGCTATAATTTGGGTGTAGACAAAGTGCAACGTGCTGTTCAGTTTCAACCCATAGAAATCAGGGCAAAATGCAGTTTTCTCCCTTTGTGATTCCCTTCAAGTAACTTCAATGTGGTTAAATTCTACcaaaaggaataaaaatgtttaatgctttaGAAAAAATGTCCATTCATTGATTATAGAGCACATAAATATTGTTACATTATGATAGACTTACAAAAGGTTTTCTTTGGGAAATTATattgttaaacattttaaaatatggaGTCATTTTTATTGCTGAAAGTCTGGGAGGTATGTACCTTTGCAACTGTAGCTAAAAAGTACactgtgtatgtttttaaaattatataatgcTGTAGACAAGTACTGTAGTTTTGGGATCCAATATAGGATTCCTCAGGTTAGAGCAGAATCTAGACCTGTCAGATCACAAACAATAGTGAGgcagaaaaaatataatttaagtCACAAACAAGCCCGTTGTGGTTTATTggacaacatacagtataaagaatAATGCAGCAATAACGCACCTTTTCATTTGTGAACATGACATCAGAAGTCAATATATCACATTTTATATGAaggtttaaaataaagttttttataCCAAGTAAAAGTGCCACATGTAGATTGTTTCCTTTTCTATGCTATTGTGAAAGTACATATAGGCTAAGAATGTTGTACCCTGTAATTATTTCATATGAACCAGGTAATTAAAAAGTACTTATGCTGAAATTTATTTCTATGTCCCTCCTGAACACAACGTCTGTTATCCCATAATATCAATATCCCTGCGCTTCTTACCTTGTACCTACCAGTAGGTATCCAGTAAGAACTTAATTACTACCTCGTATATAAACAATATTCACACTGTTATATGCTGGTTGTGATCTAAAACGTTTCCATAAAATGTTTTGGAACTAATATCAGTGTTGATTTATTTCACCAAATTTTCTAAATAAGCCAAAAGATGAAAATTCCTGGATTCTCTTTTAAAATTTCATAACtaaaataggtttttttttaccttttacgtagagctgcaactaatgattttcattattaatcaaACTGTCAATTATTGTTTCAACTAATcgtttagtctgtaaaatgtagtaaaaaaatGTCCATTCAAGTCATAGTGACTTCTATAAgttgcttattttgtccaaacaaaagtcctaaaaccccaaaatattaaacttacagtaacagaaaagcagcaaagcttaagtcactgtgagcatgttagcattctgtGTCAGCCTCACAGAGTCACTAGCACTGCTGTAGACTCTtgaatgattaactgattattaaaatagttgccaacTAATTTCTGTCGATTGACCTCATAAATGAATTGATTATTGGCTATAagatttctctgtatttttctttgcaGGCATGGAGGGGATCACAGGAAGCATACTACTGTTGTGTCTTATCAGCTTAACTAGCGGTGagtatttagttatttttattgtaattttgtcATTATATCTTTGTATCACTacttaacatttaaatattgtGTGTTTCTACAGCAAATAAAAGTCCCTCAATCGATACAGAAATTTATCACGTGTGCGAAGACACCCCCATAGGTATCTATgtgtaaaatacagaaaactgtttttatttcactttggtGATATTATGCCTCAGTTTacagcaaacatttttatatgttcCACTGATGTTATTTTCATAGGTGCCTATGCGTTTACTATACATGCATCAGACCCAGAAAATGACAGACTAACCTATAAACTCACTGAGGCCAATGCCGTACTCTTCAGTGTGAACGAAAATACTGGGGACGTATCAGTCAAGAGGCAGCTGGATAGAGAGGTATGGTGTGATGTGGTGGAGAAACCCGTCAATTGTCACTGACTTCATTTTggttctgcatgtgtgttttatcaattcatttttttattctagAGTACTCCATCAATAGAACTTGGAGTTATTGTCTCTGATGGTTCCAATGATGTAAGTCACATTTAAGACAGCTTTAATCATCCATTCCCCATCAATTTGTTCATTATGTTCACAGAGTGCATCATGAATTGTCTTTCAGACACCTGGAACGTTACTTTTAGTAATAGATGACGCCAATGACAACAAACCTATATTTGTGAAGGCTGAGTATGATACTGAGATCGCAGAAGTGAGTCAAACATCTTTAAATTCCTTCATTACTTAAttcttttaacttttatatagacatgtgtgtatgtatgtatgtgtgtgtgtgtgtgtgtgtgtgtgtgtgtgtgtgtgtgtgtcttgttaAATCCCCTGTATAAATTCCTTTAGTTAAACCATATACTCCAAGTCTCTGTGAGAGAAAAGCATTAATTGTGATGtcaaaattacaacaaaacaattgTTAATACTGAGCAGGATTATTGCGTTTGATTTCTTggttctcttctttttttccatccaaTTTATCAGAATGCCCCAATAGGTACAACTCTATTTAAGGCGGAGGCAACTGAGGCAGACACTGGAAGCGCCTTTGTGATTAGATACAGCATAGATGAAGTAAGTTTCTTTCTTAAATCATGTAACTCATTAATATTACATTCTGATGTTCTATGAATGTTATTAACATTATCTTTTACACGTGTTTTCTAGGTTACTCCAAGTGAAGGATTCAATCTATTCAGTATTGTACCCTTTACTGGGGAAGTCAAATTAAATGGAAATCTAAATTACACTGAACTGAGCACTTTCTATCGATTGAAGATTAACGCAACTGTAAGTATTATGTTTATAGATGACTTTGGGTTTTATAATTTTGCTCTTAATAATAACATTGATACCGACCTGACAGTGCTTTGCCAGGCAGCTGTTGACTAAACACAGTTTGAATGACAATGCAGCATGTGCAGTGAAACATGAGCTGATTTGAAAGTGAATATACAGTTTTCTTGCCACTTAAACCCTCTGAAGCTTTCAATAACAGCTTGTTCTCATATTTAGTATGGATTGCTAATAACGTGCAAAACCTGCCAAAAGTGCAGCatctttaaataattaaaaaaaaaaattaatcaacTTTTAAAAATCATTGCACAAGCAAGAAAAGTGGAACTACTGGGAAAGAATCCCTTAAAGATGCCTTGATAATCAATACTAACACATAAACATAATGTCAGGGTTCCTTGAATCTTGAAAGCAATAGTTGTAAAGAAATACCAGTTGTTAGAGCAATAGTTCTACCTCATTTGTATGTCGCTTTGAACAAAagcgtctgccaaatgaataagttgaatattttgctatttgctttcttgcaaaGATTATTACTACTCTCAAATCTGTCGTCaaatatgaaactacagccAGCAAACCTAAGCAGCTTAgcctagcataaagactgagaacaggggaaaacagctagcctggaaCTTTCCAAGGTCTAGTCAACTGTTTTGCCCTctctgctaagctaagctaaccaactCCCgtgaaagtggtatcaatcttcttgtcTGACTCTCAACAAGAAATTTAACTAGTGTATTTTAATTGCAGACTACTCCATATGGGACAGTTCACTTAAGTTAACTAATAATTAAATTTCAAGGTAGACTGAGGAGCATGCTATAACATTTACAGCCAACATTTTGGTTTGTTGAGTATTGAATtcagctgtttttacatttaccaTGATCTTAATATGAAAATCACGAGtaatttatttgatattaattATTCAATTGATACAGTGAAAAAATAGTATTTGAACAAGTCAATCAATATTTTATGTCAAAGTTCATTCTGTCTTTACTCAGTGATTATACCACCAAATGCGGAGCTAAATTTAAACACTACTTTTTGTATTTACCAAACAACACTGTCATGCACACAGaatcaaatgttaaaaataatcacactgatttttcagtttaattGCATTTCACTTACTGGTTTTATACATTTAAGTTAATTAGAAATAAGTGTCCTGTTTATTAGTAATATCATCCATTATATTTTAACTGATAttatgattaatcaataataatcacTTCACCAATCTATAGTTATTATTGTGGCAAACAAAATCCTCTTTTACAAGAAggacaacatttttgaatttcAACAACATTGTGTGTCCCACAACAGGATGGTGGAGGCCAGTGTTATTACAACGTAACTAATTTCCAGTCAAGCTCGGTTTTTTCCTTTGTTACCGTTGTGGATGTCCCAGACCTCGACCCACAGTTCCTCGGTCTTCCCTACATTGAGAAAGTTGTAGAGAATTCTGCTGTGGTGAGTGCTGATGGATTTTAATCAGAGTGGAAAAGATGGATTCATATTAATATTCAAAGTGTGaatgaaaaggaaatgaaagttTTACTACAATCTGCAGGCAGTAAGGCTGCTTAGAGTTGTTataatgtttatgtgtaaataagGAGACTTTAATCTCATTCATCTGATCAGAAAATCTCCTTTTTCTTTGGCAGGGCACTGAAGTGCTTAAAGTGACCGCCATGGACCAGGACATAGGAGTCAATGATAAAATAATCTATAGCATTGAAAGTGAGCTTCAACAATTATAACGATAATGATAAACAATAAGTTGTTTGCAGTGAGGGAGTAAGaaaggtttttgttttcttcccatTGTTTGACAGACTCCACAGTAAATGGCCTGTTTCAAATCTCACCAAATAATGGCATTATATCTGTACTGTCACCAATTGACAGAGAATCCACTGGTGATACTGTTACCCTGATTGTAAAGGTAAGCAAAATCCCTCTTGTAGATTTACATTGATCACCTGGAATTACTGCCCTCATTGAGGATATCAAAACATGTAgacattgtttatttcaaagcatttatgacaaaatatttactgaaaaagaaaacaaccatGACGAGGAAGAAAAGGAATATGGGAAATGAACAAAACCTCTGGTTATGGTGAAACTCTTCTATTCTAGGCCACTGAGTCTAAACCAAACATCCACGGGGTCGAAGCCAAGACCACTGCACATGTACAGATTAACATCATCGATGTCAACGACGAAAAGCCAGAGTTTTACAAGTGCCGAGACTCAGACGATGATCTCTCCTGTGTGAGGGCGAATAACTTCGCAGGAGAGGTCTTTGAGCACTCGCTGGGGGCTATTCCCATCAACATGACTGTCAGAGATCTGGATAAGGTACAAAAGAAACTCCACAAATGGAGAACATTCTTCAATTAAAAGGTGCATTTTCCTTGTAATGTATGTATAATAAGTATCCAGAATCTTTCTTGGCTTTTTCACAGGTTGCACATACTAAACTAACCCTGGAAGGGCCTGACAAGGATGTGTTTTCTGTGGAACCTCAATTTACCTCGTCAGATAGCATTGTTCAGCTTCTGGTCAAGCAGCCCCAAAAGCTGGattttgaagaaaaacagcaaatggtTTTGCAGGTGCTGTGATAATAATATTAGTGacatcttttatctttttcgttgtcacatttgtgatttttaaagtgctttactAGTCTGaggtgttttctgtgttgtggtGCAGGTGATTGCCGAAGATCAAGAAACTCACAGCTCCCCCTCCACTGCCACAGTTACTATTGAGATCAAGGACACCAATGACAACAGCCCCAAGTTCCCACAAAATACATACAAGTTGCAGGTGGCTGAACACTCTCCAGTTGGGACAATAGTGGCCAACATTACTGTAAGTCCTTTACAGCCTTGAGTTTTAATCAGACAGTTTGAACTTGTATGTAAGAAACTCTTAAATACTCTTAAAACTCTTTCATAGGCAGAGGATCCTGACACGATGGATCAAGGCAACATCACCTACAGACTTCTTCCAGAAAGCATGTATGTCTACACTTAAACCAAACTGCAGTTATTCTGGTTACTTGAATATCAAGACACACCACTAAACAGGCCATATCTGCTTTCCAGACTTCTGTATTTTGATGTGGAGCCACAAACGGGTGCAGTTTATGTGAAAAACAGAACTCTGTTGGATCGTGAGGTCAGATCTCTGTATTCAGCGACTCTGCAGGCCATAGACACTGACGACAAACCCGGCACCACAGTGCTGGAGATCACCGTGACTGACATCAACGACCAGCATCCAGTCATCAACAGAGACTCTTACCTTGAGTTTGTTAAAGAGGGTGGAGAGTTTAAACTTAAGATAGAGGTAACTTCTTATTTCCTTGATTCTTTGTATTAATACATTGATAAAAACCTAAATCACAcaaatttttaatgaaaaatatgtgaTTGCGTGTCTTCACTTTGGTAGATGGAAATAGTAAAAGTTGCAAAAAAGCTATTTGAAAGGCAAAACTGTGGACTAATTTTCATGATTTTGGAGATGGAAGACGTGGACAGTAATGCTCTTCCAACATTGTGGCAACAGttgtttggtgtggaagaacttgactgaaTTATATACTCCTGTCTTTACTGTTTCTTCCACCTTGTCTTGTTCGGATAGGCTACTGATGCCGATGAACCCAATACGGAAAACAGCAAAATTGTGTTTGCAATTGTGCCGAGCAAGTACAGCGATAACTTCACCATAGACCCTGACACAGGTGTGTTGACAAACAGCGGTGAACTGGACCGTGAAGCTCTGGACCCAGATATGGATGGAAGGATTGAGCTTAACATTACAGCTACTGACAAGGGTACTCCCCCCTTATCCACCATGGTCAAAGTTATCATCAATGTAGAGGTAAGTCTTGTAACCAATTATTGGTGCTGTGATGCTACTGATGCTGCCTCTACTGATGTTTCCATTTAATGCATCCCAGGACGTCAATGACAACAAGCCAGAATTTGAAGCCTCCTCTTACAAATTCTCTGTTAAAGAAGGAGtaaaaggtcagtatttcaCTTTGCAAAGAGCTTTCAAGTCTTCATAACTGTTGTTAAggtattcattttatttttccatccaATCAGGTGCATTTGTGGGTTCTGTCTATGCTGAGGATTTGGACCAAACGACAGACTTTAACCGCATCTCTTTCAGGATCATTGAGGGAAGCTTTGGCAGTTTTATCATTCGCACCTTTGCAGAGGAGAGGGGTTACAGGGGGAACATCACCGTGGACCCAGACATTGAGCTGGACTATGAGAGC is a window encoding:
- the cdhr2 gene encoding cadherin-related family member 2 — encoded protein: MEGITGSILLLCLISLTSANKSPSIDTEIYHVCEDTPIGAYAFTIHASDPENDRLTYKLTEANAVLFSVNENTGDVSVKRQLDRESTPSIELGVIVSDGSNDTPGTLLLVIDDANDNKPIFVKAEYDTEIAENAPIGTTLFKAEATEADTGSAFVIRYSIDEVTPSEGFNLFSIVPFTGEVKLNGNLNYTELSTFYRLKINATDGGGQCYYNVTNFQSSSVFSFVTVVDVPDLDPQFLGLPYIEKVVENSAVGTEVLKVTAMDQDIGVNDKIIYSIENSTVNGLFQISPNNGIISVLSPIDRESTGDTVTLIVKATESKPNIHGVEAKTTAHVQINIIDVNDEKPEFYKCRDSDDDLSCVRANNFAGEVFEHSLGAIPINMTVRDLDKVAHTKLTLEGPDKDVFSVEPQFTSSDSIVQLLVKQPQKLDFEEKQQMVLQVIAEDQETHSSPSTATVTIEIKDTNDNSPKFPQNTYKLQVAEHSPVGTIVANITAEDPDTMDQGNITYRLLPESILLYFDVEPQTGAVYVKNRTLLDREVRSLYSATLQAIDTDDKPGTTVLEITVTDINDQHPVINRDSYLEFVKEGGEFKLKIEATDADEPNTENSKIVFAIVPSKYSDNFTIDPDTGVLTNSGELDREALDPDMDGRIELNITATDKGTPPLSTMVKVIINVEDVNDNKPEFEASSYKFSVKEGVKGAFVGSVYAEDLDQTTDFNRISFRIIEGSFGSFIIRTFAEERGYRGNITVDPDIELDYESNRKHFKLRVEATDLEQKTAVKDVEVEVLDVNDERPEFKPPSPVVKVKENTTISEAIGNFTAQDKDGNHSLIYELESINCRCNGSLAPCDYVILEPTGEVRLNPEHVLDYELCDQVWVEAQVVDKHTEKGENNSVTTERMEIIIEDINDNAPEFIYSDSVYVVVSESASKGTSVAGVTATDRDSGVNKQIEFKVTSVLFENTMNQTTTQRMLFEAVTTQQRDVYVGIIQTTEVLDLELKGKYLVTVSATDTGDLSTNTVLEIFTVDKSYKVVLRFVSTQAEVEKNLGTIIRALTAATKAAVEVVSIGPDSSEETRAGGSIMEAYFVYSNGSALASNEVEKMLSDPEHFPVLGQLGLTYIGQSSVQSPEVDPLQYILLGIVGGLVIVMAVLTTSLVCTRRNYRRKLKAAKAMNSASMVTSDNQKGGAVVPGTNKYTMEGANPVLNLNFDTAMVLDLDEECSDVDKVSLNSLDYSDDIAMSEKNSQPTMNMILEEEEDNELPDYIEPLGAALAQQGQKKGSNNVHMGFTNPAFSTTDL